The sequence below is a genomic window from Sorangiineae bacterium MSr12523.
CCGGAATGACAACGAATGCATCGCCGCGCCACGATCGGCGCAACGTCGCGATGGTACGTGGGCCCTCGTTTGCACCCCACGAGTGAGAGGATGGCGACCGCAGCAACGAAGTAGACGGATCGAATCACCAATGGCTTCCTTCGGGCACAATCCTCCCCGTGCTTCCAAGTCGCTAGCCATTGCACCTTCGATGCCATCTATGACGATGGGCTTACGAGCTTAGTGGCGCGCACGGACTCGCAGGTTCGATTCAGGCGACTGGGCTGCAGCCCTGAATCGGCTGCACCCCAGCCGGCGCCTCGCTCCCGCCCCGTTAGGAAGCCTCTTTCCCGGTCCCCTCTTCGAATGCGCGTTCGGCTTGGAGGCTTTGGACGTCGCGGCCGAGGGTGACGATGGCGAGCGTCTTGTTGCCTGCGCGGAAGGCGACGGTGGCGTCGCGTTGGGCGAGGTTGCCCGATATGTCGATGCGGTCCCAGTGATCGGCGTGGCCGACGTAGGAGATGGCTACGTCGTAGTGCTGGCTCCAGAAGAACGGCACGATATCGCAAAGGGTTGCGCGGCCCAGCATGTTCAATGCGGCAATCTGGCCTTGTCGTTCGGCTACGACCCAGTGTTCGATGCGGAGGTTCTGGCCCGTGTGGGGATCTGGCCATCGTGCGATATCGCCGGCGGCCCAGATTCCTGGAGAGCTCGTCTTCAGGTGGGCGTCGACGCGGACGCCGCGGTCGATCATCAGGCCCGCACGCTCGGCGAGGTCCACGTTGGGGCGGACGCCGATGCCGATGACGACGAGATCGGCCTCGAGCGATTCCCCATTGTCGAGAACAACGACTTTCTCGTCGATGCTCTTGGCGGTGTGGCCCAAATGAAATACGACGCCGTGTTCTTCGTGCAGCGCGCGAATGAAATCGCCGAGCTCCGCGCCCATGACGTGTTCCAGTGGCCTCTTTTCCGGTGCAACGACGGCGACCTCGAGGCCGCGGGTGCGCAAGGACGCCGCGACTTCCAATCCAATGAAGCTGGCGCCCACCACGACGGCCTTCTTTGCGCCTTCGCATCGCGCGATGATCGCGCGGCAATCGGCCAGCGTTCGCAGATAGTGCACGTGCGGCAGCGTGGCGCCCGGAATCTGCAGGCGAATGGGCTCGGCGCCCGTGGCGAGCAAAAGTGCCCCATAGCCAAGACGCGATCCGTCGGTAAAAACGACGTTGCGCGTCTCGGGCTCGATGCGCTCGACGTTTACGCCAAGTCGAAGTTCGATGTTTTGTTCTTTGTAGAAATCAGGAGAACGCAGAGGAATCCATTCTTCGGGTGCCGTGCCTGCAAGGTAATCTTTGGATAGATTCGGTCGATCGCACGGCAGCGATGGGTCGGTCCCCACCATCGTCACCTTTCCGGAATACCCTTCGCGCCGCAGCATTTCAGCGGCTGCATTGCCCGCAGCTCCGGCCCCCACGATGACCACCGACGCGGGTGCGCCGTCCGGCGCGCGCTTCGCCGCCGGAGCACGCTTGCCGAGCACGTAGAGTTTCCCATCTCGTTGCTCGACTTCGAAACACGGGACCGGATTGAGCGCGGGCGCGCGCACCGCCTCCCCCGTGCGCAACGAGAAACACGCATGATGCCAAGGGCAGCGGACGGTATCGTCCACACGCAGCCCTTCCGCCAAGGGTCCCCCGTAGTGGGTACACGTAGCACCAATCGCGAAGACTTCGCCGCCTCGACGTGCCACGAGCACGGCCTCGCCGTGCGCATGCCCGAGCAACGTGGCGCCATCGCCCAATTCCCCAACACCGATCCCGGCCGCGAGATCGGGCCCCGCGAGCTTCGTGTCTCCACCGCCCATGGTTTCGCACCTCCGAGTCGATGCTACGCGCTTTCGGAGAGGCAACCAAGGGCGGCCCTCAGCGGCACGGCTTCGTTGTCCGTCTCACCCGCCTAGGACCAGGCCTTGCGGACTTCCGCATAATAGTTTCGGAAGAACGGTACCATTGTCTTGCGATTGCTGGCCGCAATTGCCAGAAGCTCGGGCGGAAGGATGAACTCCTCTTCGCCGAGTTCGTCGTAGAGCGAATCCAGCAGTTCCTTGTAGGTGCGCTCGAACAGGCGGTGCCAACCGATCTTCGGTAGTTCGATACTGTGCTCCCAGCCCATCGCCATGAAGTGCTCGAGGGCCTCGGCGCGGGCGCCATCGCGTGTCCATAGGACGACGGGCTTGCGCTCGGGCAGAAACGTCTCGTCGAACAGGCCGCGCTGACCGCGGATGCGTTTCGCGATGTGCTGACCGAGCAAAGGCGAAAGAAACAAACCGTCGCGGTAGGTGCCGGTGAGCAGCCACAAACCCTCCAGCGAGGTGCCCCCAATCAGCGGGCAGGTGTCGACGGTGACCGGTCGATTCCCGGTTTGCCAGCCCACGAGCTCGGATATGCAAAGATCTTGATCGATTTGCTCCAGCACACAATCGAGGATGAAGAACATGTCCGCGGGGGACGTCCGTGTCATCGGCTTGACCGAAAGTATGTTCGTCGCGCCGAAGTAAAGCCGATTGCCACCGCGCGGCAATCCATGCAGACCGCAGGCAAATGCGCGATTGGGCGTCCGCACGGCGTGGGTAAGCGACGGTGTTTGCGCCTCAAGGAGGAGGGACGTGCCGCCCCCACAAAAGATGCGCGGGATGCGTCGCGCGAGCTCGGGGAGCTCATCGAGCACCGCTTGGGTACCGACTCCCATCGCGAGCACGACCTGCGACGCCGCGATGGTCCGACCATCGGCCAGTGTCACACCGGTCACGCGCCCGTTTCGAACATCGAGTCTCGTCACCGCCCCATCGATGAGGGTCTGGTTCGGCGATTGCTCCACCAGGGTGGTCAACGCCGAAAGCAACCGGCTGGCATCCAGGCAGCCCTCACCCGGCAGAAACAATGCGCGGGTGGGGCGAGCATCCCCTGTCGGATTCATGCCCGGGATCCGATTCTGGTCGGCATTTTCCCAAGGCTCGCCGCTCTCCTGGAGCGCCTTCTGCATCGCGGCGAAGCTCGCGTCCTCGATGGTGCCCGATTTCGAATTGCAAAAAACGAAGGTCCCCGGCGTGATCGCGAGGCGTTGCTCCGCCGACACCTCGGCGTTGATGGATTCGAGCCAGGCGGGCCACAGGCGCGATGCGAGCACGCTCTTCGCGTGTTTGGCGCGGCCCTGTTCCGTGCGCAACAGCGCTGCGGTCACCTCACCGTAGCAGCCGAGCATCGCCCCCGCCGCGGCGGATGCTCCCGCCGGCCGGCCCTTCGGCCCCACGACGGCGATACGCAAGCTCGCATCCTCGAGCGACAGTGCACGCGCAGTCGCGAGACCCAGCGCTCCATTTCCAGCCACGACGATGTCGTACGTATCCACGTTGCTCCTGACTTCTCGAACTTCGGGCTACGGGCTTCGAGAGCCCGTAGCCCAATTTGGATTACTGCTTCTTCTCGGGAACCGCGTACGGAGGCCACCACTTGCGCTCTTCGCTGGAACCGCAGGTCACCGTCGGTGCCGCAACGTCGTCCTGCTCCTTGACCAGCTGCTTGACGGTCTCCAACCAGTTCGACTCTCTATTCTTGTTCATATCGCACTCCATTCATGCGTTATCGTGTTCAATCAATTGACTGCGAACGAGCATGTCGAGCCCCAGATGCAACTGGCGGCGCAGTTCTTCCGTCTCTTTGCCCATGACTTCGAAATAGGCGCGTTCGATTTCGAGCGAGCTTCGGCCATCGCTAAGCTCGAGAATCAACCACGCGCCCAAGTCGAGCCATTGGATTTTCGGGGCGAGAGGCGAAAATGCCATCAAGCATCCGGCCACCTCGACGGGGCGTGTCCTTAGTCCGTCGACCTTTCGATATTTCGGTTCGTCGCTCATGCTTGCTCCGTCGAATCACCGAAGACATCGTTCGAGACCGGTGCGAGTGCCCTCGAGAGCCATGTGACCAGCGATTTTCCCTGCGCCGAGAGAAGATGGGACCACGGCCCCAAAAGCTGCTCGCCGAGGTAGCGGGCGCGGTCGATGGATCGACCGAAACGAGAGACGGAGCCGTTGTTCACCACGGACATGGCGTGCGGCCGTGAAACGTAGTCCGCTGGATTGCCAAATTGCTCGATTGTAGACTTCTCCGCAACGAGCGCAGCGGCCTTGAAGAGCGATAGATGCACGTAAACGTGGTACGCATAAACCGCGCGCACGATGGACCAACGCACCGGGCGCCAGGGGACTTGAATCGTCTCGGCCGGAGCCGTCGCCAATGCAAGCGAACGCCCCGCGTCGAAGAGCTTCATGTGAAGTCCCTCGTGCAACAGGCAGCCGGCGATGTCCCAAGGATTGCCGAGTTCTTCCAGGGATAGAAAGACCGTCGACGGGGTTACATCGCCCCCGGCCGCGGACAATACCGTTCCGCCTTCGATTTTCGCCTGGAGAAGCGCGATGGCATCGATATGCCTCAGGGCAGCTGCCCCGGAGTGCGGCAACAAAGTCGACAACAGCGCGATGGCCTCTTCGATCTTTCGTCGTGACGCCGCATCGGGGTTCAACAGAACGCCACCGCCGCCTTTGGAATCCTTGGCGAAGATGCCATCGAATGCCGCGTGGAGCTCCCTGGCGTGGGCATCGTCCGAGTCCGCCACCGCCCACAACCATTTCGGGTGCTCGGAGCGAATGGGCCAATGCGAGGGCATGTGCGACTCGCAAAGCCCGAGAGGAAGCGCTTCGAGTGCCCGCACCAGGAATGCCTCCAGCGGGTGCGGCGACGCCAAACGGCGCCCTTCCAAGTCGGAGAATGCTTCTTCCAATTTGAGACGGACCAATGGATCGCAAAAGAGGCGGCGCGCGTCGACGTCGTTCAATCTCTCGACGGCGGATGCAATCTGCGCGACCGCCGGAAGGCGCTCGGCGAAAAGGTCCACCCCAAAGCGGTAGCGCGCGAGAACCTTTGCCAGGATTTTCGTCGAATCACCGAACTGCGCATGCTGCACGAGGGTTTCGTCCGCCGTCCCGACCAGATGCGCCGAGCCGTCCGTCATGTCGCACTCCCCTGCAGCGCGTCGCGCATGATCATGCCACTCGATGCGAGCGCGTCGAGTGTCGGAGAGAGCTCGGTCCATGCGCTCTCCGCCGGGATATCCATCGACGACGCATACGCGGCGAGGATCTCGCGCTCGGTTTTCCCGTCGCAGAGCTCGAACGCGAGCCACGCCGGCAGGTTCAAAGTCAGGATCTTGTGTGAGCGCGGCTCCAAAGCGAAAAGCGCACTGCAGCGGGGCGAGCGGCGAAGAAGGACATCGTCGCGGCGCTCGCATCGAGCCGACGAAGCTTCCGTCATGCTGCCTTTGGGCGCCATTTGGCTCGAGCCGGCATGCGCCGGCTCGGACGCGAGCCGCCTGTTCAGCGGACGGAGGGCATCCCATGCCCAGGCGACGAGCGCGTGTCCGTAGGGAGTAACCCTTCGTGCCCAGGCGCCCACCAGTTGCTGGTAATAGTGATCCAATCTCTGTTCAGCTCGTGCGAAAGGTCCTGTCTTGGTGTTCACGACCGACATCGGGTGCGCCAGCGCCTTGTAATCTTGTGGCGCGCCGAATTCGGCATGGTGCGCGGGACCAAAACGCTCCACGGCAGCACGAAAGACTTGCAGGTGGACGTAGGCATGAAAGGCAAAAACGCAATTGGAGAGCGCGGTCGTCCCGCGCCACGGCAACTCGACCCGATCTTCGTCGGCGATGTGGCCGGCACGGCATAGATCGGCAAGCTTGACGTGCATGCCCTCGTGCAAAATATGGCCCGCGGTATCCCACGGATTCTCCAATTCGTCCGGATCGAGAAAGATCATGCAGGGCGTCGGATCGCCCCCCGATCCGGTGAGCCGCCGGCCTCCTGGACCGCGAATGTGCCCAATGGCGATCGAGTGAAGATGCCGAAACACGCTCGACGTCATCTCCGGAACGAGATGGTGCGCGAGCGCAATGGCGCGATCCAGGTTCTCCACCATCTTCGGCGTGGGACGAATGGGTTCGAAGGTGCAGTCGGATCCCGGCATGAACCTCGTGCGAACGATTTCTCCGAGCTTGTCGCCGATCGCGGTCGACTCGTCCGGAAGATCCCACACCCAGGTTTGCTTTCGAGGCCCGACGACGAATCGCCGAGCCATGGCGTGCTGTGAAATCGTCGATTCGGGATGCTGCGACATCGCACCGAGCGCCATGTCGAGCACGGCAAATAGGGATTTTCCCCATGCCTCGTCCTTGCCCGTCTCCAGTCGCTCGATCGCCATTTCCAATTCGGCGCGGACCAGGAAATCACCGAAGAAGCGGTCCGCCGCGGCCTCGTCCAACGATTCGATCTGCGCCGCGAACTCGCGAAACCCCGGATCTCGGGCAGCGAACACATCCAGGGCAAATTTGTAACGCTCCACGACACGGCCGACGATTTTCTCGGACGCGCCAAATTTGCTTATCTTGCTGAAGGTGCCGGTCGATCTGCCGAATCACGTCTTCGAGCTGCTGCATCCCTTTTCTCCGAGTTCGAGGATCCAAGCTGCTTACCATCTGCATCGAGAAAAGATTCCTAGTGCCTCTTCCGTTCATGCGTAATGGCGCCAGGTGTGCAGAGTGAATACGGCCTCGTGGGATCGGGCCATTCCCTGCCGTCTCGTTCCGTAATTCTCCGTTCTTTCTCGACGTGCGCGAAGAGACATCATCTTCTTAGAGGATGACGTACGAATCGCAAGATGGAAATGTTGGTGATCTGTCCGTTCCCACACCGTTATTTGCGCCATTCACGAATGGCCGCCATCAACCGGTCGCCTTGTGCAACGCGGCAGCTCCGGTCCGCGCGTTCACCTCGGCATGTAAAAGATTCAATTACGCGATAGCGGAAGAAGTAGCGCTGATAATCGAATCTCCGCTTACTTCAATAGCTTCGTCGTAAAGGCAAATCCAAAGACGAAGCCGATACACATCTGGGCGAGCAGACCGTACAGCGCACCCTTTTTCGTGTCGGGTCCTTTGGCCAGCACGTACACGAAACCCGCCCCCAAGCATCCACCGAATAATCCGGCTAGAAAACCGAGTCCGACACTTCCCTGGGTGGAAGGCGCTTGCACGTTCGTCATGGCTATTCTCCGTTCTCGATATGTCTACGACCATTAAAGGAATGCGCGATAGGCCCGTAAGGTCACGATATGATCACCACCCTTTCGCCCGCTCCGAGGCGCCCATTGAACCGCATCCGCCGTTGCCTACGAGTCGCCGCACACGTCATGTTCCTTGCCGTCATGACCAGCGGATGCAAATCGACATTGCCCGATGAATGGTTCCAAGAGGACAAAAAGATGCCGTCGGCCCATGCATCTCCACCGGCGCCGCAGTCCGCCAATGCCTGCGAAGAAAAGCGAAACCATTGCTTCGATGGGTGCACCAACGGACCTCCGAGCGACCACGACGCGTGTTTCAAACGGTGCAGTCAACTCCCCCAATGTTGAGTGGGTAAGCGTCTCGTCCGAGCCCCGCATCGAAGCGGGGCTTCGGACCTAGCCGGCTCACTCGGTGCAAACCTCTTTGCCCCATTTGTCGGTGCTGCAGTAGAGGGTCTGCTCCTCTTTCCAGGGGCCAGTCCTGAGGACTCGTACGTCGAATCCCGCCGTTCGCTCGGCCCGGGCCTCGCCACTCGGCGCGACCACCACGACCTCCGTGGGACCTTTGACTTCGACATCCATCTGCCCCGTGGAATCGGCGTGCAGATGCTTGGGATCCCCGGTGCACGCATGCGCCTGAATGCGATAGACGCCGGGCTTGATCTTGTAATCTTTGGACTCTCCAGGCTGCGGCGGGGGCGCGGCCATGCCGCCGAACCAATTGTTGCGGATTTGCCCATCTGGCGTAATGACCACGAAGCCGCAAACGCTATACTGAATGGGTTTGCTGAAATTGCGTCCGACGGGCGTCGGCGGGTTGGTGACGCGGAATGGGATGTCGCCTTTGAGGGCATCGGGCTGGCCCACACCCAACATTTTTCCAATCGAGGCGCATCCGCCCAGCGCGCCGAGCGCAGTAAGCATCAAAGCCCATGTTCCCACCCTAAAATGCGTTTTGTTTCCCATTGCGATCTCTCCGAAAGGACAAGAGCTCGCCCGCCCATCGTGCGCACGAAGCGCACCGCAGGTTGAGCTCCCCTATGCCTTCCTTACGAGCCGCGCCGGGTTTCCTTTAACGAAGCCGCCTCTTTCCAGGACCGACCTCCGGAGCGCGCCGGTTTTGGCGCGCCGTGCTACATCGCGAAGGAGAAGTCGTCTATCGCCGCGGGGAGCGCGGGCCTTCGAGCGCAATGGCGACGAAGCTCGATAGAAGATAGCCCAGACGCTCTTCGTCCGCGTCCCACTGCCGAGGACCGCCGACATGCTCGTGGCAGACGACACCTGCGAGGCGATCATGCACCCAGATGGGCACGTCGAGCATGGCTCCGATGCCAAGCGGCTCGAGGTACGCCTTGGTCAAACACGAGGTGCGCGCGTCCTTTCTCGCATCGTTCGCGATGATGGTACGTTCATAACCGAGCGCCGCGAAGTAAGGTGCATATTGGGTCGCGAAAAGCTCACCACCACCGCTGTGCGTCCCCTTGTCCGTATCGAACAAGTCGAGGCAAGTAATCTTGGTACGCTTGTCGTCGATGAGCCATACGCTGACGC
It includes:
- a CDS encoding FAD-dependent oxidoreductase, with the protein product MGGGDTKLAGPDLAAGIGVGELGDGATLLGHAHGEAVLVARRGGEVFAIGATCTHYGGPLAEGLRVDDTVRCPWHHACFSLRTGEAVRAPALNPVPCFEVEQRDGKLYVLGKRAPAAKRAPDGAPASVVIVGAGAAGNAAAEMLRREGYSGKVTMVGTDPSLPCDRPNLSKDYLAGTAPEEWIPLRSPDFYKEQNIELRLGVNVERIEPETRNVVFTDGSRLGYGALLLATGAEPIRLQIPGATLPHVHYLRTLADCRAIIARCEGAKKAVVVGASFIGLEVAASLRTRGLEVAVVAPEKRPLEHVMGAELGDFIRALHEEHGVVFHLGHTAKSIDEKVVVLDNGESLEADLVVIGIGVRPNVDLAERAGLMIDRGVRVDAHLKTSSPGIWAAGDIARWPDPHTGQNLRIEHWVVAERQGQIAALNMLGRATLCDIVPFFWSQHYDVAISYVGHADHWDRIDISGNLAQRDATVAFRAGNKTLAIVTLGRDVQSLQAERAFEEGTGKEAS
- a CDS encoding FAD-binding oxidoreductase; the encoded protein is MDTYDIVVAGNGALGLATARALSLEDASLRIAVVGPKGRPAGASAAAGAMLGCYGEVTAALLRTEQGRAKHAKSVLASRLWPAWLESINAEVSAEQRLAITPGTFVFCNSKSGTIEDASFAAMQKALQESGEPWENADQNRIPGMNPTGDARPTRALFLPGEGCLDASRLLSALTTLVEQSPNQTLIDGAVTRLDVRNGRVTGVTLADGRTIAASQVVLAMGVGTQAVLDELPELARRIPRIFCGGGTSLLLEAQTPSLTHAVRTPNRAFACGLHGLPRGGNRLYFGATNILSVKPMTRTSPADMFFILDCVLEQIDQDLCISELVGWQTGNRPVTVDTCPLIGGTSLEGLWLLTGTYRDGLFLSPLLGQHIAKRIRGQRGLFDETFLPERKPVVLWTRDGARAEALEHFMAMGWEHSIELPKIGWHRLFERTYKELLDSLYDELGEEEFILPPELLAIAASNRKTMVPFFRNYYAEVRKAWS
- a CDS encoding HEXXH motif-containing putative peptide modification protein; this encodes MTDGSAHLVGTADETLVQHAQFGDSTKILAKVLARYRFGVDLFAERLPAVAQIASAVERLNDVDARRLFCDPLVRLKLEEAFSDLEGRRLASPHPLEAFLVRALEALPLGLCESHMPSHWPIRSEHPKWLWAVADSDDAHARELHAAFDGIFAKDSKGGGGVLLNPDAASRRKIEEAIALLSTLLPHSGAAALRHIDAIALLQAKIEGGTVLSAAGGDVTPSTVFLSLEELGNPWDIAGCLLHEGLHMKLFDAGRSLALATAPAETIQVPWRPVRWSIVRAVYAYHVYVHLSLFKAAALVAEKSTIEQFGNPADYVSRPHAMSVVNNGSVSRFGRSIDRARYLGEQLLGPWSHLLSAQGKSLVTWLSRALAPVSNDVFGDSTEQA
- a CDS encoding HEXXH motif-containing putative peptide modification protein gives rise to the protein MERYKFALDVFAARDPGFREFAAQIESLDEAAADRFFGDFLVRAELEMAIERLETGKDEAWGKSLFAVLDMALGAMSQHPESTISQHAMARRFVVGPRKQTWVWDLPDESTAIGDKLGEIVRTRFMPGSDCTFEPIRPTPKMVENLDRAIALAHHLVPEMTSSVFRHLHSIAIGHIRGPGGRRLTGSGGDPTPCMIFLDPDELENPWDTAGHILHEGMHVKLADLCRAGHIADEDRVELPWRGTTALSNCVFAFHAYVHLQVFRAAVERFGPAHHAEFGAPQDYKALAHPMSVVNTKTGPFARAEQRLDHYYQQLVGAWARRVTPYGHALVAWAWDALRPLNRRLASEPAHAGSSQMAPKGSMTEASSARCERRDDVLLRRSPRCSALFALEPRSHKILTLNLPAWLAFELCDGKTEREILAAYASSMDIPAESAWTELSPTLDALASSGMIMRDALQGSAT
- a CDS encoding GAF domain-containing protein; translated protein: MGDRCAQFFREAEKIGGIPAKVRLASLACITSAEAAASNDDLRLVTRLKDALEQVRSEIDARTGGFLDQAAIATGNNARLVAKLRHHVECFVDIMSQRSLILGNIREAARRTNEAASRAMDVARVSVWLIDDKRTKITCLDLFDTDKGTHSGGGELFATQYAPYFAALGYERTIIANDARKDARTSCLTKAYLEPLGIGAMLDVPIWVHDRLAGVVCHEHVGGPRQWDADEERLGYLLSSFVAIALEGPRSPRR